DNA sequence from the Coccidioides posadasii str. Silveira chromosome 5, complete sequence genome:
AACTTGATAGTCTACTCAGATGGTTTCTATCATAGCGACAATCCTACTCGCTGAGAAAGCAAATAGAGTCCATTGAGCTAAGATACAAAGCTGAcggaaaaagagaaagagagaagaaagagaagtaGACAAAAGGTTCTCTATAAGGTCCCAGGCGCGTTGTACGATCACTGACTACATTCAAGAACAGTTTTAAATCTCTCTTCAAAACTATTGAGTCTCTCTCACAAAGAATTCATATCAAGATCACAAACTTCTAATGAACAGTCGCTCTTCACCTGAGATTATTCTTCTTTGAAGACATCTTGGCCTCTTACTTTCAGCCAGAACAGGTCATGAAGACTTTGCAGCGTATCATGAAAGATGAAATCATCAGGATGCCCTACTCACCCACTTCTGCAAACGCAAAAAGGCACCAGGgcacttcttcttctgctgaaaagaaaagaaacttGAGCAGATTCTAACTCTCCCTCTCTGCCTAGGCCTTAAGAAGAAAATCTCATGGGTCCTAGACACAAGAGAGGGAGTCGGATTTTTTCCTTTTAGTGTACTAGAACAGCTTTATCCGATTAGATTCAGCGCCAGCACTAGATGCTCTGTCACTGAGTCGAGGCCTCAACTATCGATCATCCGAATAACGCTATCAACCTTGCAGCTGACCTGCATAAGTGCTTCAGCCTGTTCAAACTAACATTTGAAGCCATTGACTCCACAACCGCCACTGGCCATACCTGCACAATCAACTTGTCAAATGCCCTTGTCTGGAGCACCTTTCAGTAACACGGGCCCTGCTCCTCTCATCAAACTACACGATCGACCTACCATCCGTAAAGCATCGCGCTATTGCCCATATCCTGGAACTCAGCGCTGCAGGGGCATACATTGAACGCATCATCCGGGATATGGAAAAGGTATGGGTTCGGAGTGATGGCTCAGTCGAGCTTTGAGCCGTCTCACTATCCCCATACACCTAGCCCCGAAGCTCAGGCCGAAAGCCCTCGCGGAAGCCATTCCATCCCCTAATGCGCACCCAGTCTAGAACCCTTCTTGCCTAGAATGTCCAGAGTGTCTAAACAATGATAGTCTCCATCCCAAAGTACGGCAGTTCAGCTTTTGCAACGGGTATGTGCTGAGAGACCATCTTCAGACTGTTCGTCTGCGACGGATGGACTTTTTGAAACCAGTGTCCTGTTCCTATCATAACTGCGGGAAGCTTTTGACCTCAGAGCCGCAATATCTTAGCCACATTGCGGCAGCGCATGGGACCCAGCTACCACCCAGTTAGCTCACTGGTCTTACCTCCCTATCTGTGTTTGAGCTAGCCTGGATTTAGCTATTCTCTAGTAGGGCTTATGAGCTGGGCTTTCCATAGGACCACCATGGTGTCATTTTCAATGGACCTATGAGGTTTCATCTATATTGTCTGAAGCATAACGAATGGCCTCAATTGATTCCCTCTAGCATCAAGGCCATGTGGAAATGATAACGTAGACGAGACATAACTCAGACACAATATGTACGCGTAGGTAGAGGGAAACCAGCTCTCAGTTCACCTTAACAACAAGCCCTCGACGGGCCTAGTCCCACGACATTAATCAATTTAGACTGCTTCGACCATGAACTTAGCCATCTGGAGCTTAGAACTAGGCATGATCCCATGTGCAACAAGTTTCTCAAGTACTCGAACCGTCCAACCCTGACAATTTTCCTTAACATCACGGCGTGTCTCCGCTCGAGGGGGTGGCTCTTGCTCAGCCACTTGTTTAACAATCGCAGCGGTTTCATCCGTCAACGTAGCCAGCTCATACATGTTGAGGAAAGAGTCCGAGTCCGCGATGCGTCTTGGTTTAGTCGAAGGCTGGTAGGACATGCATTGGGCATCCCCTTTAACCTGGTAGACCATGCCTGGCTCATTCTCGCGGGCCACGAAAAGAGACCAGTGTTTCGGTTCCCCGGGAGCTTGGCGTTGGAGGACGAGTGACAATACAAATGGTTGCTGCTGGGAACCTGTTTCTTGGGACTCAGGCTGGACAGGCGTCCATTTCTCGGTTCCACGTTTGCGCTTGAACCGCTGGCCGTTGACCTGGCAGTACTGGAAAAGACCGATCGTTTGACCAGTGACATCGGCAGGGGGATAAGAAGCCATCTATCCAGAACCTTAGTTTGCTGGCCTGGTCGAATTGCACCGAAGGTTCACTTCCTCTGGATACTGAACAGATTGGACACCGGTGAGGAGGGCTCCAGAAGACAGGGGAAAGGCAGTAGAGTAGATAATAGTTCACTTTGCTCAAAGTTTAGATTCTCGACTATGAATTTGTGAGATTGAAGGCGAGAGAGGAATCAGGTCAAGGGCGGGTTTGGCCATCCAAGGCATCAGACCGTTAGTCGCCAAAGAGATTGTCACGGATATTGTACCGCAGACGCCAGCGAATCGTTTGTTGAAAAGctatgaaaagaaaagcattTTTCTATCTGTTTCAGGAAAGGTGTTGCATCGCTTTGGTTGGGTATCACGCGCAGTTTCCTTCAGCAGGGGCACCAAGGCGCATCCTTGGAATGCATACATCGCGCTCTAGGAAGCAGGGACCTGTGACGCATAACGTAGTAGGCGCCAGGGTAGTGGCAGAAAACAAGGAGACT
Encoded proteins:
- a CDS encoding uncharacterized protein (EggNog:ENOG410PSV5), with protein sequence MASYPPADVTGQTIGLFQYCQVNGQRFKRKRGTEKWTPVQPESQETGSQQQPFVLSLVLQRQAPGEPKHWSLFVARENEPGMVYQVKGDAQCMSYQPSTKPRRIADSDSFLNMYELATLTDETAAIVKQVAEQEPPPRAETRRDVKENCQGWTVRVLEKLVAHGIMPSSKLQMAKFMVEAV